A genomic region of Antennarius striatus isolate MH-2024 chromosome 4, ASM4005453v1, whole genome shotgun sequence contains the following coding sequences:
- the armc10 gene encoding armadillo repeat-containing protein 10 isoform X1, translating to MGDGSAIPKLGSMKALIGIFVGAGASYGIYKLIKEGSFRRNKKSVGSEGPGVKSCQPGGANIQRGSLLARVSGLDVICPRAEAASGDVIHESPGNLEPQHLKMLLSCLQTNSDASERCQILLTLGNAAAFSVNQDLIREFEGIRVIAGFLSDPTPEVKIQTMNALNNLCMNIANQEQIKMFLLYIGLLSQVYVPQVLELIEMSPVNSDLQLGALRLLTNLSVTDKHQHMLKDSVTLLLSLLVVSSEALQVQALKVLVNLSSNPDMMDDIVQAQAPASVVLLFDARTSPAVLLRLLTFAGNLKAWRPSIQVADELRRKQDCLFRVMLDEPSQLHSRLVQLLSHPDGEIQAQVARILT from the exons ATGGGGGATGGCAGCGCCATTCCCAAACTGGGAAGCATGAAAGCACTGATTGGAATATTCGTCGGAGCTGGAGCTTCATACGGTATTTACAAACTAATCAAAGAAGGAAGCTtcagaagaaacaagaaaagtGTCGGCAGTGAAGGTCCTGGTGTCAAGAGCTGTCAGCCCGGTGGAGCTAACATACAGAGAGGAAGCCTGCTGGCCAGAGTGTCGGGGCTGGACGTCATCTGTCCCAGAGCTGAAGCTGCCTCCG GGGATGTCATCCATGAGTCTCCTGGGAACCTGGAGCCACAACACTTGAAAATGTTGCTCTCCTGTCTACAGACCAACAGCGATGCATCCGAAAGATGTCAGATCCTACTCACATTGGGCAATGCTGCTGCTTTTTCTGTGAATCAG GATCTAATAAGAGAATTTGAAGGGATTCGTGTTATAGCTGGTTTCCTCTCTGATCCAACACCAGAGGTCAAAATTCAGACTATGAATGCATTAAATAATCTATGTATGAACATCGCAAACCAGGAACAAATAAAG ATGTTTCTTTTGTACATTGGCCTCCTCTCACAGGTTTATGTGCCACAAGTGCTGGAGCTGATTGAGATGTCACCCGTCAACTCTGACCTTCAGCTCGGTGCTCTCAGGCTGCTGACGAACCTGTCGGTCACAGATAAACATCAACACATGCTGAAGGATTCAGTTACCCTATTACTCTCTCTGCTTGTTGTGAGCAGTGAGGCGTTACAG gtTCAGGCTTTGAAAGTCCTTGTGAATCTGTCATCTAATCCAGATATGATGGATGACATTGTTCAAGCTCAG GCACCAGCTTCTGTTGTGCTGCTGTTTGATGCACGAACATCCCCTGCTGTGCTTCTGCGACTGCTGACGTTTGCAGGGAACTTAAAGGCTTGGAGGCCCTCCATCCAGGTGGCTGATGAACTGAGGCGGAAGCAGGATTGCCTCTTCCGGGTCATGTTGGATGAGCCCTCCCAGCTCCACAGCAGACTTGTCCAGCTGCTCTCACACCCTGATGGGGAGATCCAGGCCCAGGTGGCTCGAATCCTAACATAG
- the armc10 gene encoding armadillo repeat-containing protein 10 isoform X2 produces the protein MGDGSAIPKLGSMKALIGIFVGAGASYGIYKLIKEGSFRRNKKSVGSEGPGVKSCQPGGANIQRGSLLARVSGLDVICPRAEAASGDVIHESPGNLEPQHLKMLLSCLQTNSDASERCQILLTLGNAAAFSVNQDLIREFEGIRVIAGFLSDPTPEVKIQTMNALNNLCMNIANQEQIKVYVPQVLELIEMSPVNSDLQLGALRLLTNLSVTDKHQHMLKDSVTLLLSLLVVSSEALQVQALKVLVNLSSNPDMMDDIVQAQAPASVVLLFDARTSPAVLLRLLTFAGNLKAWRPSIQVADELRRKQDCLFRVMLDEPSQLHSRLVQLLSHPDGEIQAQVARILT, from the exons ATGGGGGATGGCAGCGCCATTCCCAAACTGGGAAGCATGAAAGCACTGATTGGAATATTCGTCGGAGCTGGAGCTTCATACGGTATTTACAAACTAATCAAAGAAGGAAGCTtcagaagaaacaagaaaagtGTCGGCAGTGAAGGTCCTGGTGTCAAGAGCTGTCAGCCCGGTGGAGCTAACATACAGAGAGGAAGCCTGCTGGCCAGAGTGTCGGGGCTGGACGTCATCTGTCCCAGAGCTGAAGCTGCCTCCG GGGATGTCATCCATGAGTCTCCTGGGAACCTGGAGCCACAACACTTGAAAATGTTGCTCTCCTGTCTACAGACCAACAGCGATGCATCCGAAAGATGTCAGATCCTACTCACATTGGGCAATGCTGCTGCTTTTTCTGTGAATCAG GATCTAATAAGAGAATTTGAAGGGATTCGTGTTATAGCTGGTTTCCTCTCTGATCCAACACCAGAGGTCAAAATTCAGACTATGAATGCATTAAATAATCTATGTATGAACATCGCAAACCAGGAACAAATAAAG GTTTATGTGCCACAAGTGCTGGAGCTGATTGAGATGTCACCCGTCAACTCTGACCTTCAGCTCGGTGCTCTCAGGCTGCTGACGAACCTGTCGGTCACAGATAAACATCAACACATGCTGAAGGATTCAGTTACCCTATTACTCTCTCTGCTTGTTGTGAGCAGTGAGGCGTTACAG gtTCAGGCTTTGAAAGTCCTTGTGAATCTGTCATCTAATCCAGATATGATGGATGACATTGTTCAAGCTCAG GCACCAGCTTCTGTTGTGCTGCTGTTTGATGCACGAACATCCCCTGCTGTGCTTCTGCGACTGCTGACGTTTGCAGGGAACTTAAAGGCTTGGAGGCCCTCCATCCAGGTGGCTGATGAACTGAGGCGGAAGCAGGATTGCCTCTTCCGGGTCATGTTGGATGAGCCCTCCCAGCTCCACAGCAGACTTGTCCAGCTGCTCTCACACCCTGATGGGGAGATCCAGGCCCAGGTGGCTCGAATCCTAACATAG